The following proteins are co-located in the Ursus arctos isolate Adak ecotype North America unplaced genomic scaffold, UrsArc2.0 scaffold_13, whole genome shotgun sequence genome:
- the SLC2A12 gene encoding solute carrier family 2, facilitated glucose transporter member 12 isoform X3, giving the protein MVPVENTEGPALLSPKGRAAETEGSGTASGSRHPPWARGCGMFTLLSSVTAAVSGLLVGYELGLISGALLQIRTLLALTCHEQEMVVSSLLIGALLASLTGGVLIDRYGRRSAIMLSSCLLGLGSLILILSLSYAVLIVGRIAIGVSISLSSIATCVYIAEIAPQHRRGLLVSLNELMIVIGILFAYISNYAFANVSQGWKYMFGLVIPLGVLQAIAMYFLPPSPRFLVMKGHEEAASKVLRRLRAISDTTEELTGIKSSLKDEYQYSFGDLFRSKDNMRTRVMIGLTLVFFVQVTGQPNILFYASTVLKSVGFQSNEAASLASTGVGVVKVISTIPATLLVDHVGSKTFLCVGSSVMAASLVTMGIANLNIPMNFTNICRSHSPINQSLDESVFYGPGNLSVSDDTLRERFKGITANTRNSLMPTKNDMDKRGVTTLPNAGLSQAEYQIVTDPADVPAFLKWLSLASLLVYVAAFSIGLGPNCSPRLRFFLPLSHKVLLLFTRIKDQTNVLK; this is encoded by the exons ATGGTACCTGTTGAAAACACCGAGGGCCCCGCTCTGCTGAGCCCGAAGGGGAGAGCGGCCGAGACGGAGGGCAGCGGCACAGCCAGCGGCAGCCGGCATCCTCCCTGGGCCAGAG GTTGCGGCATGTTTACTCTCCTGTCATCTGTCACTGCTGCTGTCAGCGGCCTCCTAGTGGGTTATGAACTTGGGCTCATCTCTGGGGCCCTTCTTCAGATAAGAACCTTATTAGCCCTAACCTGCCACGAGCAGGAAATGGTTGTGAGCTCCCTCCTCATCGGGGCCTTGCTGGCGTCCCTCACTGGAGGGGTCCTGATTGACAGGTATGGAAGAAGGTCTGCCATCATGTTGTCATCCTGCCTCCTTGGACTCGGAAGCCTAATCTTGATACTCAGTCTATCTTACGCGGTTCTCATCGTAGGCCGCATTGCTATAGGGGTTTCCATTTCGCTCTCTTCAATTGCCACGTGCGTTTACATCGCAGAGATCGCTCCACAACACAGAAGAGGTCTTCTTGTGTCCCTGAATGAGCTGATGATTGTCATTGGCATACTTTTCGCCTACATTTCAAATTACGCGTTTGCTAATGTTTCCCAGGGCTGGAAATACATGTTTGGTCTTGTTATTCCCTTGGGAGTTTTGCAAGCAATTGCAATGTATTTTCTTCCTCCAAGTCCCCGGTTTCTGGTGATGAAAGGACACGAGGAAGCTGCTAGCAAGGTTCTCAGAAGGTTGAGAGCCATCTCGGACACAACGGAGGAGCTCACTGGGATAAAATCTTCCCTGAAAGATGAATATCAGTACAGTTTTGGGGATCTGTTTCGATCAAAGGACAACATGAGGACCCGGGTAATGATAGGCCTGACACTGGTATTTTTTGTCCAAGTCACCGGTCAGCCAAACATATTATTCTATGCATCAACTGTTTTGAAGTCTGTTGGCTTCCAAAGCAATGAGGCAGCCAGCCTTGCCTCCACGGGGGTCGGAGTTGTCAAGGTCATCAGCACCATCCCTGCCACTCTTCTTGTGGACCACGTTGGGAGCAAAACCTTCCTCTGTGTTGGCTCCTCAGTGATGGCAGCTTCACTGGTGACCATGGGCATCGCGAATCTCAACATCCCCATGAACTTCACCAATATCTGCAGAAGCCATAGCCCCATCAACCAGTCATTGGATGAGTCTGTGTTTTATGGGCCAGGAAACCTGTCAGTCAGTGATGACACTCTCAGAGAGCGCTTTAAGGGGATCACTGCCAACACCAGAAACTCCTTAATGCCCACGAAAAATGACATGGATAAGAGAGGGGTGACGACCTTACCAAATGCTGGACTGAGCCAAGCTGAATACCAGATAGTCACAGACCCTGCAGACGTCCCAGCTTTCTTGAAATGGCTTTCCTTAGCCAGCTTGCTTGTTTATGTTGCTGCTTTTTCAATTGGTCTAGGACCaa actgCTCTCCCCGGCTccgtttcttccttcctctctcacacAAAGTCTTGTTGTTGTTTACAAGGATCAAGGACCAAACAAATGTGCTCAAATAA